In the genome of Paenarthrobacter ureafaciens, the window GAAGATCTGCGAACCGATGTGGCAGTGCAGGCCCAGCAGCTCAATGCCGGGAGCGGAGTCCGCAGCGGCGACTGCTTCTTCCGCCGCAGACAGCCCTGCTTCACCGGTGGTGTCCCCGGCCATCGACAAGCCGAATTTCTGGTCTTCGTGGGCCGTGGCAATGAACTCGTGCGTGTGTGCGTGCACCCCGGGAGTGAGTCGCAGCATGATTTTGGCTGCTTCTCCGCGTCCGGAGGCAATCCGCGCGATCCGCTGGAGTTCATCGAGGCTGTCCACCACGATGCGGCCAACCTTCATGTCCAGCGCGCGGTTGATCTCGGTGTCGGATTTGTTGTTGCCGTGCAGGCTCAACTTGCTGCCGGGAATCCCGGCCCTGGCAGCAACCGCCAGTTCACCGCCGGAGCAGGTATCCAGGCGGAGGCCCTCCTCCGCAACCCACTGGGCAACGGCCGTGCACAGGAAGGACTTGCCGGCATAGTAAACGTCCACTCCCCCGCAAATGTCTGCGAAAGCCGCATCGAAGGCGTCCTTGAACCCGCGTGCGCGAACGCGGAAGTCCGTTTCGCTCATGACGAAGAGCGGTGTGCCGAACTGTTCCTTCAGTTCGCTGACGGTAATACCGTCAATGGCAACCTCGCCTTCCGCAGTACGGTCGACGCCCGCCGCCCACAGGGGTGCCTGCAGGGCGTTCAGGTCCTCCGGCACGGCGAGCCACTCCGGAGCAAGCGGGGACGCGTGTGAAGCCTTGGTGGTCATCGCTTACATCCGTTCCGGCGCCGAAACGCCCAGCAGTTCGAGTCCGTTGGCCAGCACCTGGCTCGTGGCGTCATTGAGCCACAAACGGGTGCGGTTGACGTCCTGTACGGGTTCCTCGCCCTGCGGCGAGACGCGGCAGGCGTCGTACCAGCGGTGATAGGCGCCGGCAATAACTTCGAGGTGGCGTGCTACGCGGTGGGGTTCGCGCAACTCGGCTGCCTTGGCAACGATCGAAGGGTAGCTGCCAAGGTAGGAGAGCAACTCGTTCTCGGTCGCGTGGTCCAGCAGCGAGGCATCGAAAACGGACCGGTCAACGCCCGCCTCGGCTGCGTTCCTGGCTGTTCCACGGGAACGGGCGTGCGCGTACTGGACGTAGAACACGGGGTTCTCATTGCTGTTCTTCTTGAG includes:
- the lysA gene encoding diaminopimelate decarboxylase, which codes for MTTKASHASPLAPEWLAVPEDLNALQAPLWAAGVDRTAEGEVAIDGITVSELKEQFGTPLFVMSETDFRVRARGFKDAFDAAFADICGGVDVYYAGKSFLCTAVAQWVAEEGLRLDTCSGGELAVAARAGIPGSKLSLHGNNKSDTEINRALDMKVGRIVVDSLDELQRIARIASGRGEAAKIMLRLTPGVHAHTHEFIATAHEDQKFGLSMAGDTTGEAGLSAAEEAVAAADSAPGIELLGLHCHIGSQIFEPDGFALAAQKLLAFQAAMQGKYGIVMPELDLGGGYGIAYTPVDTPRPAAEIAEAMAAVVRATCAELGMEAPRISIEPGRAIVGSTTFTLYEVGTLKTVRVDSGNGQDGDGNVTYPRRYVSVDGGMSDNPRPVLYDADYSAVLASRGSVEEPQLSRVVGKHCESGDIVVRDVYLPADVAAGDLLAVPGTGAYCWALSSNYNYLARPGVVAVRDGAARLIVRGETEEDLLNRDMGVANV